One stretch of Streptomyces sp. NBC_01363 DNA includes these proteins:
- a CDS encoding tryptophan 2,3-dioxygenase family protein gives MSTIHPDPEATGAQTPHLDFAGTTPYEDYVQADVLTHLQHLRSDDPGEMVFLVTTQVMELWFTVIVHEWETAAHALREDRLTVARDALKRSVRELEALNASWTPLAQLTPAQFNSYRSALGEGSGFQSAMYRRMEFLLGDKSASMLVPHRGAPRVHAELEKALGEPSLYDETLALLARRGFAVPQAVLGRDLAQKYEPSSEVEAVWAEIYAAPEQHEDLVRLGEALTDVGELVWRWRNDHLVATRRAMGSKTGTGGSAGVAWLEKRATKNVFPELWTARSHV, from the coding sequence ATGTCGACGATCCACCCCGACCCCGAAGCCACCGGTGCGCAGACCCCGCACCTCGACTTCGCGGGAACGACTCCGTACGAGGACTATGTCCAGGCGGATGTCCTGACCCACCTCCAACACCTTCGCTCCGACGATCCGGGCGAGATGGTCTTCCTGGTCACCACCCAGGTCATGGAGCTGTGGTTCACCGTCATCGTCCACGAGTGGGAGACCGCCGCGCACGCCCTGCGCGAGGACCGGCTGACCGTCGCACGCGACGCGCTCAAGCGCTCGGTGCGGGAGCTGGAGGCACTCAACGCCTCCTGGACCCCGCTCGCCCAGCTCACCCCCGCCCAGTTCAACTCCTACCGCTCCGCCCTCGGCGAGGGCTCCGGATTCCAGTCGGCGATGTACCGGCGGATGGAGTTCCTGCTGGGCGACAAGTCCGCGTCCATGCTCGTGCCGCACCGGGGCGCGCCCCGCGTCCACGCCGAGCTGGAGAAGGCGCTCGGCGAGCCGAGTCTCTACGACGAGACGCTCGCCCTGCTCGCCCGGCGCGGGTTCGCCGTGCCGCAGGCCGTGCTCGGCCGGGACCTGGCGCAGAAGTACGAGCCGTCCTCCGAGGTCGAGGCGGTCTGGGCGGAGATATACGCCGCCCCGGAACAGCACGAGGATCTGGTCCGGCTCGGCGAGGCGCTCACCGATGTCGGTGAACTGGTGTGGCGCTGGCGCAACGACCATCTCGTCGCCACCCGGCGCGCGATGGGTTCGAAGACCGGGACCGGCGGCTCCGCAGGGGTCGCCTGGCTGGAGAAGCGGGCCACGAAGAACGTCTTCCCCGAGCTGTGGACGGCGCGCAGCCATGTCTGA
- the kynU gene encoding kynureninase has product MSESFAARAAALDAADQLADLRKLFTLDDGVYLDGNSLGALPRHVPARVQEVLTREWGELRIRSWDESGWWTAPERIGDRIAPLVGAAAGQIVVGDSTSVNVFKAVVAATRLAPEGRDEILVDATTFPTDGYIAESAARMTGHRLVPVAPAEVPGALGPRTAAVLLNHVDYRTGRLHDLPGLTAAVHEAGAIAVWDLCHSAGALPVGLDEHGVDLAVGCTYKYLNGGPGSPAYIYVAERHQAVFDSPLPGWTSHADPFGMTPAYAPADGAVRGRVGTPDIVSMLALEASLDVWDGVSVEAVRAKSLALTDFFLECVAGYVPEGRVTSVTPAAHAERGSQVALRCAGAEPVMSALIARGVVGDLRRPDVLRFGFTPLYVGFADVERAARALAEVLAG; this is encoded by the coding sequence ATGTCTGAGTCCTTCGCCGCGAGGGCCGCGGCACTCGACGCCGCCGATCAACTCGCCGATCTGCGGAAGCTGTTCACCCTCGACGACGGGGTGTACCTCGACGGCAACTCGCTCGGCGCGCTGCCGCGACACGTTCCCGCCCGGGTGCAGGAGGTCCTCACCCGGGAGTGGGGCGAGCTGCGCATCCGGTCCTGGGACGAGAGCGGCTGGTGGACCGCGCCGGAACGGATCGGTGACCGGATCGCCCCGCTCGTCGGGGCCGCCGCCGGCCAGATCGTCGTCGGTGACTCGACCAGCGTGAACGTCTTCAAGGCCGTCGTCGCGGCCACCCGGCTGGCGCCGGAGGGGCGCGACGAGATCCTCGTCGACGCGACGACCTTCCCCACCGACGGGTACATCGCCGAATCCGCGGCCCGGATGACCGGTCACCGGCTCGTCCCGGTCGCCCCCGCCGAGGTGCCCGGCGCGCTGGGCCCCCGTACCGCGGCTGTTCTGCTCAACCACGTCGACTACCGCACCGGCAGGCTCCACGACCTGCCCGGACTCACCGCTGCCGTGCACGAGGCGGGCGCCATCGCCGTCTGGGACCTGTGCCACAGCGCGGGCGCCCTGCCCGTCGGCCTCGACGAGCACGGCGTGGACCTGGCGGTCGGCTGCACGTACAAGTACCTGAACGGCGGCCCCGGTTCGCCCGCCTACATCTACGTCGCCGAACGCCACCAGGCGGTCTTCGACTCACCGCTGCCGGGGTGGACGTCGCACGCCGACCCGTTCGGCATGACCCCCGCGTACGCCCCGGCCGACGGCGCCGTACGGGGCCGGGTCGGCACCCCCGACATCGTCTCCATGCTGGCGCTCGAAGCGTCGCTCGACGTGTGGGACGGGGTGTCGGTCGAGGCGGTACGGGCCAAGTCCCTGGCGCTGACGGACTTCTTCCTGGAGTGCGTCGCCGGGTACGTGCCCGAGGGCCGGGTCACCTCGGTGACCCCGGCCGCGCACGCGGAACGCGGCAGCCAGGTCGCGTTGCGCTGCGCGGGCGCGGAGCCGGTGATGAGCGCGCTCATCGCGCGGGGCGTCGTCGGGGACCTGCGCCGGCCGGACGTACTGCGGTTCGGATTCACGCCGCTGTACGTCGGTTTCGCGGACGTGGAACGGGCGGCGCGGGCGCTGGCCGAGGTGCTGGCGGGCTAG
- a CDS encoding SUKH-4 family immunity protein yields MIFDIGRDEGGPVPTVPPPGWVRASRTVLSGVVRRPDDLRVLCELGFPQGPFRMAPPLAAEECAVERSTLVHLGDEVEIVEREFGELLLFGAVQGWYLFLHLDDGTVHAFPDEIALFPGDFRPVHADLSSLRHLLGLLHRRKLRVARECTGGDQRAPYAELARFAEGVRAEFDGADPAVFSEDSPWTYFFGDFEGGLYGAYYYRLER; encoded by the coding sequence ATGATTTTCGACATCGGCCGCGACGAGGGCGGCCCCGTCCCCACCGTGCCGCCGCCCGGCTGGGTGCGGGCCTCGCGCACGGTCCTGTCCGGCGTGGTGCGACGGCCGGACGACCTCCGCGTACTGTGCGAACTGGGCTTCCCGCAGGGACCGTTCCGGATGGCCCCGCCCCTCGCGGCCGAGGAATGCGCCGTGGAACGGTCCACGCTGGTGCACCTCGGCGACGAAGTGGAGATCGTGGAGCGGGAGTTCGGCGAGCTGCTGCTCTTCGGAGCGGTCCAGGGCTGGTACCTCTTCCTGCACCTCGATGACGGCACCGTGCACGCCTTCCCGGACGAGATCGCACTCTTTCCGGGGGATTTCCGCCCGGTGCACGCGGATCTCTCCTCGCTGCGGCACCTGCTCGGCCTGCTGCACCGGCGAAAGCTCCGGGTGGCGCGCGAGTGCACGGGCGGCGACCAGCGTGCGCCCTACGCCGAACTCGCCCGGTTCGCCGAAGGGGTGCGGGCCGAATTCGACGGCGCCGATCCCGCGGTCTTCTCCGAGGACAGCCCCTGGACCTACTTCTTCGGTGATTTCGAGGGCGGTCTGTACGGGGCGTACTACTACCGGCTGGAGCGGTAG